A single genomic interval of Cucumis sativus cultivar 9930 chromosome 5, Cucumber_9930_V3, whole genome shotgun sequence harbors:
- the LOC101218143 gene encoding zinc-finger homeodomain protein 4 — protein MELTTHDPPIPIPIPIPLNSRYAGHDHDHNHDHDHIIHHHDSSSTRNHIISATVNGGNQMEVDLHHHTNNNNNNKKHIKYKECLKNHAASMGGNATDGCGEFMPSGEEGSIEALTCLACNCHRNFHRKEIEGEPYDWLHHSRLGRKLLVGGKNMIGPPEPAAFAYPTAGGATFISSRAATTQPHHMIMSYNMLGGGGGHSESEEQEEGMGAGVGGRVYSGAMMNKKRFRTKFTAEQKEKMLRFAEKVGWKIQKQEESVVQQFCQEIGVKRRVLKVWMHNNKHNLAKKDTMSPSHSPNNPLN, from the coding sequence ATGGAGCTGACTACTCATGATCCTCCTATCCCCATCCCTATTCCTATCCCCTTAAATAGTCGTTACGCCGGTCACGACCATGACCACAACCATGACCATGACCATATCATCCACCACCATGACTCTTCTTCCACCCGTAACCATATCATTTCAGCTACTGTCAATGGTGGCAACCAAATGGAAGTGGATCTTCATCATCataccaataacaataacaacaacaagaagcatatcaaatacaaagagTGTCTCAAAAACCATGCAGCTTCCATGGGAGGCAATGCCACAGACGGTTGCGGTGAGTTCATGCCAAGTGGAGAAGAAGGCTCCATTGAAGCCCTCACTTGCTTGGCTTGCAATTGCCATAGAAACTTTCATCGAAAAGAGATCGAAGGAGAACCCTATGATTGGCTCCACCACTCCCGCCTTGGGCGAAAGCTTCTCGTAGGTGGGAAGAACATGATCGGCCCACCAGAGCCTGCAGCATTCGCATACCCAACTGCAGGAGGGGCGACGTTCATATCATCCAGAGCTGCAACAACGCAACCCCACCACATGATAATGTCATACAACATGCTGGGTGGGGGCGGTGGGCACTCGGAGTCAGAGGAGCAGGAGGAAGGAATGGGAGCAGGAGTTGGGGGAAGGGTCTATTCGGGGGCGATGATGAATAAGAAACGATTCCGAACGAAGTTCACGGCGGAGCAAAAGGAGAAGATGCTGAGGTTTGCAGAGAAAGTTGGATGGAAGATTCAAAAGCAAGAGGAGAGTGTGGTGCAACAATTCTGTCAAGAGATTGGAGTGAAGAGAAGAGTTCTTAAAGTTTGGATGCACAACAACAAGCACAATCTTGCCAAGAAAGATACAATGTCACCTTCTCATTCTCCTAATAAtcctttaaattaa
- the LOC105435527 gene encoding uncharacterized protein LOC105435527, whose protein sequence is MKHSSTRNVIERVIGLLKGRWVILREKSYYPIQVQCRTIMACCLLHNLINCEMTNVDTLDENEDEGDSNYATTGGDHINYIEASNEWTQWRDDLAQSMFNEWQSRNDYMASSSRNPKHAWTRAEESCLVSCLVDLVSVEGWRSDNDTFRPSYLAQLLRMLAERMPGCKLTSTTVVESRIKLLKRSFQAIAEMCGPVCSGFGWNDDL, encoded by the exons ATGAAACACTCGTCTACACGTAACGTTATCGAACGAGTGATTGGTCTTCTGAAGGGTCGTTGGGTAATACTTCGCGAAAAGTCGTACTACCCCATTCAGGTTCAGTGTCGCACTATTATGGCTTGTTGTCTACTCCACAATCTAATAAATTGTGAGATGACAAATGTCGACACGCTAGACGAGAACGAGGACGAGGGTGACTCGAACTATGCAACGACTGGAGGTGACCACATCAACTACATTGAGGCGTCAAACGAATGGACTCAATGGAGGGATGACCTCGCACAGTCGATGTTCAACGAATGGCAGTCGCGAAACGACTA CATGGCCAGTTCATCGAGAAACCCAAAGCACGCATGGACGAGAGCAGAGGAGTCATGCCTCGTCAGTTGTCTTGTCGATCTTGTCTCCGTAGAAGGGTGGAGATCAGACAACGACACCTTTCGACCTAGCTACCTCGCGCAGTTGCTGAGAATGCTAGCTGAGAGGATGCCAGGGTGCAAATTGACATCCACTACCGTTGTAGAAAGCAGAATAAAGTTATTGAAACGATCATTCCAGGCAATTGCAGAGATGTGTGGTCCTGTATGCAGTGGGTTCGGGTGGAATGACGACCTTTAG